The Episyrphus balteatus chromosome 4, idEpiBalt1.1, whole genome shotgun sequence genome includes a window with the following:
- the LOC129917696 gene encoding uncharacterized protein LOC129917696 isoform X1 yields MYCVVETLEDEGKFVTAVPKNWVIDGTKLLWPKSKKDSICGRKNCITASDDWQSIACKLIFDDIGSWEEAVQKEKDAEYLSSSEENTEEVTIDTNSSEYMTDMNKLMSTLIPNSGKFKMYKHGNKVTNFVILTSHFQDVSSFTPPNEDVTITNVISDLYTFEGPSTSTQFKELSSKIDEILERQRSTEVKVQAMQGMLEAFMAKSEVSVNLLASKIAKENAEEVDEELQLDEIFPLTSVQQIEEIEEKLHQNAAFKKKLVRKLSSYGGANGMKTIRTICKCIFTDPLLAEHSWLGTNAKKSFSQYKFLYKTILEAVRSRYPTYSEAEGASFFKGFLKQAPFRMGKPSTNTSSNTSSSASDGQSTT; encoded by the exons ATGTATTGTGTTGTGGAGACGCTCGAAGATGAAGGGAAGTTCGTGACGGCAGTTCCCAAAAATTGGGTCATCGATGGAACGAAGCTATTATGGCCAAAGTCCAAGAAAGATTCCATTTGCGGTCGGAAAAATTGCATCACAGCATCGGATGATTGGCAAAGCATAGCatgcaaattaatatttgatgacATCG GTTCCTGGGAGGAAGCAGTTCAGAAGGAAAAGGATGCCGAGTATTTGTCTTCTTCTGAAGAAAATACGGAAGAAGTGACCATCGACACCAATTCTTCGGAATACATGACAGATATGAACAAATTGATGTCAACTTTGATTCCTAATTCTGGTAAgtttaaaatgtataaacatGGGAACAAAGTTACTAATTTTGTCATACTTACTTCTCATTTTCAAGACGTTTCCTCGTTCACCCCCCCAAATGAAGATGTTACCATCACTAATGTCATTTCCGACTTATACACGTTTGaag gCCCCAGCACCAGTACCCAATTCAAGGAACTGTCGTCCAAAATAGACGAAATTTTGGAAAGACAGCGTTCCACTGAGGTGAAGGTGCAGGCCATGCAAGGAATGCTGGAGGCATTCATGGCGAAGTCCGAAGTTTCGGTCAATTTGTTGGCGTCCAAAATTGCAAAAGAGAATGCAGAGGAAGTGGATGAGGAACTGCAACTGGATGAAATTTTCCCACTTACCTCTGTCCAACAAATTGAGGAAATCGAGGAAAAACTCCATCAAAATgcagcattcaaaaaaaaattg gtCCGTAAGTTGAGCTCCTATGGGGGGGCCAACGGAATGAAAACGATCCGCACTATTTGCAAGTGCATTTTTACGGATCCACTACTGGCAGAACATTCTTGGCTGGGGACTAATGCCAAAAAAAGTTTCAGCCAATACAAATTCCTGTATAAAACTATATTGGAAGCGGTCCGATCAAGGTACCCCACTTATAGTGAAGCTGAGGGTGCTTcattttttaaaggctttttgAAGCAAGCCCCATTTCGAATGGGAAAACCGTCCac AAATACCAGTTCCAACACCAGCTCCTCTGCCTCTGACGGGCAATCCACAACATAA
- the LOC129917696 gene encoding uncharacterized protein LOC129917696 isoform X2 encodes MYCVVETLEDEGKFVTAVPKNWVIDGTKLLWPKSKKDSICGRKNCITASDDWQSIACKLIFDDIGSWEEAVQKEKDAEYLSSSEENTEEVTIDTNSSEYMTDMNKLMSTLIPNSDVSSFTPPNEDVTITNVISDLYTFEGPSTSTQFKELSSKIDEILERQRSTEVKVQAMQGMLEAFMAKSEVSVNLLASKIAKENAEEVDEELQLDEIFPLTSVQQIEEIEEKLHQNAAFKKKLVRKLSSYGGANGMKTIRTICKCIFTDPLLAEHSWLGTNAKKSFSQYKFLYKTILEAVRSRYPTYSEAEGASFFKGFLKQAPFRMGKPSTNTSSNTSSSASDGQSTT; translated from the exons ATGTATTGTGTTGTGGAGACGCTCGAAGATGAAGGGAAGTTCGTGACGGCAGTTCCCAAAAATTGGGTCATCGATGGAACGAAGCTATTATGGCCAAAGTCCAAGAAAGATTCCATTTGCGGTCGGAAAAATTGCATCACAGCATCGGATGATTGGCAAAGCATAGCatgcaaattaatatttgatgacATCG GTTCCTGGGAGGAAGCAGTTCAGAAGGAAAAGGATGCCGAGTATTTGTCTTCTTCTGAAGAAAATACGGAAGAAGTGACCATCGACACCAATTCTTCGGAATACATGACAGATATGAACAAATTGATGTCAACTTTGATTCCTAATTCTG ACGTTTCCTCGTTCACCCCCCCAAATGAAGATGTTACCATCACTAATGTCATTTCCGACTTATACACGTTTGaag gCCCCAGCACCAGTACCCAATTCAAGGAACTGTCGTCCAAAATAGACGAAATTTTGGAAAGACAGCGTTCCACTGAGGTGAAGGTGCAGGCCATGCAAGGAATGCTGGAGGCATTCATGGCGAAGTCCGAAGTTTCGGTCAATTTGTTGGCGTCCAAAATTGCAAAAGAGAATGCAGAGGAAGTGGATGAGGAACTGCAACTGGATGAAATTTTCCCACTTACCTCTGTCCAACAAATTGAGGAAATCGAGGAAAAACTCCATCAAAATgcagcattcaaaaaaaaattg gtCCGTAAGTTGAGCTCCTATGGGGGGGCCAACGGAATGAAAACGATCCGCACTATTTGCAAGTGCATTTTTACGGATCCACTACTGGCAGAACATTCTTGGCTGGGGACTAATGCCAAAAAAAGTTTCAGCCAATACAAATTCCTGTATAAAACTATATTGGAAGCGGTCCGATCAAGGTACCCCACTTATAGTGAAGCTGAGGGTGCTTcattttttaaaggctttttgAAGCAAGCCCCATTTCGAATGGGAAAACCGTCCac AAATACCAGTTCCAACACCAGCTCCTCTGCCTCTGACGGGCAATCCACAACATAA